The following proteins come from a genomic window of Streptomyces sp. Sge12:
- the pdxH gene encoding pyridoxamine 5'-phosphate oxidase — MASVTDQDIDPATMRKQYRSEIVDEGSLAENPMDQFALWFQQAADSRLFEPNAMVVSTATPDGRPSSRTVLMKQFDGRGFVFFTNYASRKGRELAENPHVALLFPWHPIARQVIVTGTAARIGRDETAAYFRSRPHGSQLGAWASEQSSVIGSRGELDRRYAELEARYPEGEQVPVPPEWGGLRVFPEAVEFWQGHENRLHDRLRYALDGEKWRVERLCP; from the coding sequence ATGGCGAGCGTGACCGATCAGGACATTGACCCCGCCACGATGCGCAAGCAGTACCGCTCGGAGATCGTCGACGAGGGGAGTCTCGCCGAGAATCCGATGGACCAGTTCGCCCTCTGGTTCCAGCAGGCGGCCGACTCCCGCCTCTTCGAACCGAACGCCATGGTCGTATCGACGGCCACGCCCGACGGACGGCCCAGTTCGCGGACGGTGCTGATGAAGCAGTTCGACGGCCGGGGCTTCGTCTTCTTCACCAATTACGCCTCCCGCAAGGGCCGTGAGCTGGCCGAGAACCCGCACGTGGCGCTGCTTTTCCCCTGGCACCCCATCGCCCGCCAGGTGATCGTCACGGGTACGGCGGCCCGGATCGGCCGGGACGAGACGGCGGCGTACTTCCGCTCCCGCCCGCACGGCTCGCAGCTGGGGGCCTGGGCGAGCGAGCAGTCCAGCGTGATCGGTTCCCGCGGGGAGCTTGACCGGCGTTATGCCGAGCTGGAGGCTCGTTATCCGGAGGGCGAGCAGGTGCCGGTTCCGCCGGAGTGGGGCGGTCTGCGCGTGTTCCCGGAGGCGGTGGAGTTCTGGCAGGGCCACGAGAACCGCCTGCACGACCGGCTGCGCTATGCCCTGGACGGGGAGAAGTGGCGCGTGGAGCGGCTCTGCCCGTAG
- a CDS encoding enoyl-CoA hydratase family protein yields MAPLVHAAQATGIATFTLDSPGNRNALSVDLVAELRAALAAAADPAVRAVVLTHSGNTFCAGADLKSPCDPADFVALLRETAELPKPVVARVTGHVRAGGLGLLGVCDIAAAGPQSTYAFTETHLGLAPAVISMPLLPRLDPRAAARYFLTAEVFDSAEAARTGLLTLAAEDVDAALEPVLAGLRKASPQGLAATKALTAAAVREALARDGSRLTELSAGLFASDEAREGITARFERREPSWSL; encoded by the coding sequence ATGGCCCCACTCGTGCACGCCGCCCAGGCGACCGGCATCGCCACCTTCACCCTGGACTCCCCGGGCAACCGCAACGCCCTCTCCGTCGACCTCGTCGCAGAACTCCGCGCCGCCCTTGCCGCCGCCGCGGATCCGGCCGTCCGGGCTGTCGTCCTCACCCACTCCGGGAACACCTTCTGCGCCGGGGCCGATCTCAAGTCCCCTTGCGACCCGGCCGACTTCGTGGCGCTGCTCCGTGAGACGGCCGAGCTGCCCAAGCCCGTGGTCGCCCGGGTCACCGGACACGTCCGCGCCGGCGGCCTCGGCCTGCTCGGCGTCTGCGACATCGCCGCCGCCGGACCGCAGTCCACGTACGCCTTCACCGAAACCCATCTGGGCCTCGCCCCGGCGGTCATCTCCATGCCGCTGCTGCCGCGCCTCGACCCGCGGGCCGCCGCCCGCTACTTCCTGACCGCCGAGGTGTTCGACTCCGCCGAGGCCGCCCGCACGGGGCTGCTCACCCTGGCCGCCGAGGACGTGGACGCCGCGCTGGAGCCCGTACTCGCCGGCCTGCGCAAGGCATCCCCGCAGGGCCTGGCCGCGACCAAGGCGCTGACGGCCGCCGCCGTGCGCGAGGCCCTCGCCCGCGACGGGTCGCGCCTCACCGAGCTGTCCGCGGGACTGTTCGCCTCCGACGAGGCCCGCGAGGGCATCACCGCCCGCTTCGAGCGCCGGGAGCCGTCATGGTCGCTGTGA
- a CDS encoding SIS domain-containing protein → MSESKLAGQFFDAAIGLLERVRDEEAPRIAEAGSLVADAVATGNRLFAFGAGHSSLPAQDVVYRAGGLALMNFLAVPGTAGVDVMPATLGSALERVDGLAGAVLDSSPASAGDVLVIISLSGRNALPVEMAMNARAIGLKVIGVTSVAYATGTKSRHVSGTFLKDHCDVVLDSKIAVGDAELTLDGIDAPFAPASTVVTSAIMQAVMATAAGELVARGVEPPLLRSGNVDGGHEWNGRVMQEYGDRIFFRH, encoded by the coding sequence ATGAGCGAGAGCAAGCTGGCCGGTCAGTTCTTCGATGCCGCCATCGGTCTGCTGGAGCGGGTGCGGGACGAGGAGGCCCCGCGGATCGCGGAGGCCGGCTCCCTCGTCGCCGACGCGGTCGCCACCGGCAACCGGCTCTTCGCCTTCGGCGCCGGCCACTCCTCGCTGCCCGCCCAGGACGTGGTCTACCGGGCCGGCGGCCTGGCCCTGATGAACTTCCTCGCCGTCCCCGGCACCGCCGGCGTCGACGTCATGCCCGCGACCCTCGGCAGCGCCCTGGAACGGGTCGACGGACTGGCCGGCGCCGTGCTCGACAGCAGCCCCGCCTCCGCCGGCGACGTCCTCGTGATCATCTCCCTCTCCGGGCGCAACGCGCTGCCCGTCGAGATGGCGATGAACGCCCGCGCCATCGGCCTCAAGGTCATCGGGGTGACCTCGGTGGCGTACGCGACCGGGACGAAGTCGCGGCACGTCTCGGGCACCTTCCTCAAGGACCACTGCGACGTCGTCCTCGACAGCAAGATCGCGGTCGGCGACGCCGAGCTGACCCTCGACGGCATCGACGCGCCCTTCGCCCCCGCCTCCACCGTCGTGACCAGCGCGATCATGCAGGCGGTCATGGCGACGGCGGCCGGCGAGCTGGTCGCCCGCGGGGTGGAGCCCCCGCTGCTGCGTTCGGGCAACGTCGACGGCGGCCACGAGTGGAACGGCCGTGTGATGCAGGAGTACGGCGACCGGATCTTCTTCCGCCACTAG
- a CDS encoding PAS domain-containing protein: MDAALCAFDSDGVITHWNREAERILGWTATEAVGRKGFEGWAVRAADAHDVQDRLMAAQHVPGRQVHEFALLTKDGGRVLVRTQSAGVPGADGKPAGVYCAFSEVHAQIDLERSIALSEALMDDASWGVVLVDVDLRPAVVNAHAAQAFGTGRTALLGRPLGELLAQGVEELEGALQHVLAEGAPPAPVELWVSVRTSEGVRRRCWRCGFLRLASPLAEEPVPLGVGWLFQDVTEARQEQLDTAQLRFRSHQLHRAGRAAAECEDPAEAAAVRLDFALAGFAEEALLDVLDPAADPDRRRLVRSAASPPVLPAPGSIPVRYAAGHPALQALDRIGSVRTSAPRGEPDAQWARARQWPEGAAHVLCTVLRSRGRTLGALTFVRGPSRPPFERADAAYAEEVAARVAADLDLATGPATPYGA; the protein is encoded by the coding sequence ATGGACGCCGCCCTGTGCGCGTTCGACTCCGACGGGGTGATCACCCACTGGAACCGTGAGGCCGAGCGGATCCTGGGCTGGACCGCCACCGAGGCCGTGGGGCGCAAGGGCTTCGAGGGATGGGCGGTACGGGCCGCCGACGCGCACGACGTCCAGGACCGGCTGATGGCCGCCCAGCACGTGCCCGGACGCCAGGTGCACGAGTTCGCGCTGCTGACCAAGGACGGCGGGCGGGTCCTCGTGCGGACCCAGTCCGCCGGAGTGCCGGGCGCGGACGGGAAACCCGCCGGGGTGTACTGCGCCTTCAGCGAGGTGCACGCCCAGATCGACCTGGAACGCTCCATCGCCCTCAGCGAGGCCCTCATGGACGACGCCTCGTGGGGTGTCGTCCTGGTCGACGTCGACCTGCGGCCCGCCGTCGTCAACGCGCACGCCGCGCAGGCCTTCGGGACCGGCCGCACCGCGCTGCTCGGCCGGCCGCTCGGGGAACTGCTGGCCCAGGGCGTCGAGGAGCTGGAGGGGGCCCTCCAGCACGTGCTCGCCGAGGGGGCCCCGCCCGCGCCCGTCGAGCTGTGGGTCTCGGTGCGCACCTCGGAGGGGGTGCGGCGCAGGTGCTGGCGGTGCGGGTTCCTGCGGCTGGCCTCGCCGCTCGCGGAGGAGCCCGTACCGCTGGGCGTCGGCTGGCTGTTCCAGGACGTCACCGAGGCCCGCCAGGAGCAGCTGGACACCGCGCAGCTCCGGTTCCGCTCGCACCAGCTCCACCGGGCGGGGCGGGCCGCCGCCGAGTGCGAGGACCCGGCCGAGGCGGCGGCCGTGCGGCTGGACTTCGCGCTCGCCGGCTTCGCCGAGGAGGCGCTGCTGGACGTACTGGACCCCGCGGCCGACCCCGATCGGCGCAGGCTCGTACGGTCGGCCGCCTCGCCGCCGGTGCTGCCGGCGCCCGGGTCGATCCCCGTCCGGTACGCGGCCGGGCATCCGGCGCTCCAGGCCCTGGACCGGATCGGCTCGGTGCGGACCAGCGCCCCGCGAGGGGAGCCGGACGCGCAGTGGGCGCGGGCCCGCCAGTGGCCCGAGGGTGCGGCGCACGTGCTGTGCACGGTGCTGCGGAGCCGGGGGCGGACCCTGGGGGCGCTGACCTTCGTACGCGGCCCCTCGCGGCCACCGTTCGAGCGCGCGGACGCGGCGTACGCGGAGGAGGTCGCGGCCCGGGTGGCGGCCGACCTGGACCTGGCGACGGGCCCCGCCACCCCGTACGGCGCCTGA
- a CDS encoding acyl-CoA dehydrogenase family protein, translated as MSPVIETEEHQALRTAVAALGRRYGREYLARVAREGGHPDELWADAAKLGYLGVNLPEEYGGGGGGIAELSIVLEELGAAGCPLLMMVVSPAICGTVIARFGTEAQKAAWLPGLADGSRTMAFGITEPDAGSNSHRITTTARRDGDDWILTGRKVFISGVDIADATLIVGRTEDARTGSLKPCLFIVPRDAPGFGRTVIDMELQAAEKQFELTLDEVRLPASSLVGDEDAGLLQLFAGLNPERIMTAAFAIGMGRHALAKAVDYAKTRQVWKSPIGAHQAVAHPLAQAHIELELARLMMQKAARLYDAGDDMGAGEAANMAKYAAGEACVRAVDQAVHTLGGNGLTREYGLASLITASRVARIAPVSREMILNFISHQTLGLPKSY; from the coding sequence ATGAGCCCCGTCATCGAAACCGAAGAGCACCAGGCCCTGCGCACCGCCGTCGCCGCCCTCGGCCGACGCTACGGCCGCGAGTACCTCGCCCGCGTCGCCCGCGAGGGCGGCCACCCCGACGAGCTGTGGGCGGACGCCGCGAAGCTCGGCTACCTCGGAGTCAACCTCCCCGAGGAATACGGCGGCGGAGGCGGCGGCATCGCCGAATTGTCCATCGTCCTGGAAGAACTCGGGGCCGCGGGCTGTCCCCTCCTCATGATGGTCGTCTCGCCCGCCATCTGCGGCACGGTCATCGCCCGCTTCGGCACCGAGGCCCAGAAGGCGGCCTGGCTGCCCGGCCTCGCCGACGGCAGCCGCACCATGGCCTTCGGCATCACCGAACCCGACGCCGGATCCAACTCCCACCGGATCACCACCACAGCCCGCCGGGACGGCGACGACTGGATCCTCACCGGCCGCAAGGTCTTCATCTCCGGCGTCGACATCGCCGACGCCACCCTCATCGTCGGCCGCACCGAGGACGCCCGCACGGGCAGCCTCAAGCCGTGCCTGTTCATCGTGCCGCGCGACGCACCCGGCTTCGGCCGCACCGTCATAGACATGGAACTCCAGGCGGCGGAGAAACAGTTCGAGCTCACCCTGGACGAGGTCCGGCTGCCCGCGTCGTCCCTGGTCGGGGACGAGGACGCGGGCCTGCTCCAGCTGTTCGCCGGACTCAACCCCGAGCGGATCATGACGGCCGCCTTCGCCATCGGGATGGGTCGCCACGCCCTGGCCAAGGCGGTGGACTACGCGAAGACCCGCCAGGTGTGGAAGAGCCCCATCGGCGCGCACCAGGCCGTGGCCCACCCGCTGGCCCAGGCGCACATCGAGCTGGAACTGGCCCGCCTGATGATGCAGAAGGCTGCCCGCCTGTACGACGCGGGGGACGACATGGGGGCGGGCGAGGCGGCGAACATGGCGAAGTACGCGGCGGGGGAGGCGTGCGTGCGGGCGGTGGACCAGGCGGTCCACACCCTCGGCGGCAACGGCCTCACCCGCGAGTACGGCCTCGCGTCGCTCATCACCGCCTCTCGCGTGGCCCGCATCGCCCCCGTCAGCCGCGAGATGATCCTGAACTTCATCTCCCACCAAACCCTTGGCCTCCCCAAGTCCTACTAA
- a CDS encoding citrate synthase 2, with the protein MSDFVPGLEGVVAFETEIAEPDKEGGSLRYRGVDIEDLVGHVSFGNVWGLLVDGAFNPGLPAAEPFPIPVHSGDIRVDVQSALAMLAPVWGLKPLLDIDEQTARDDLARAAVMALSYVAQSARGQGLPMVPQREIDKAESVVERFMIRWRGEPDPRHVKAVDAYWTSAAEHGMNASTFTARVIASTGADVAAALSGAVGAMSGPLHGGAPSRVLGMIEEIERTGDAVAYVKKALDKGERLMGFGHRVYRAEDPRARVLRRTAKELDAPRYEVAAALEKAALEELHARRPDRVLATNVEFWAAIMLDFAEVPAHMFTSMFSCARTAGWSAHILEQKRTGRLVRPSARYTGPGRRNPQEIEGYADIAETA; encoded by the coding sequence ATGTCCGACTTCGTACCCGGGCTCGAAGGGGTCGTCGCGTTCGAGACCGAGATCGCCGAACCGGATAAGGAAGGCGGTTCCCTGCGCTACCGCGGGGTCGACATCGAGGATCTCGTCGGACACGTCTCCTTCGGGAACGTCTGGGGCCTGCTCGTCGACGGTGCCTTCAACCCCGGGCTGCCCGCCGCCGAACCCTTCCCCATCCCGGTCCACTCCGGTGACATCCGCGTCGACGTCCAGTCCGCGCTCGCCATGCTCGCCCCCGTGTGGGGCCTGAAACCGCTGCTGGACATCGACGAGCAGACCGCCCGCGACGACCTCGCGCGCGCGGCCGTGATGGCCCTGTCGTACGTCGCCCAGTCCGCCCGCGGCCAGGGCCTGCCCATGGTGCCGCAGCGGGAGATCGACAAGGCCGAGTCCGTCGTCGAACGGTTCATGATCCGCTGGCGGGGCGAGCCCGACCCGCGGCACGTCAAGGCCGTCGACGCGTACTGGACCTCCGCCGCCGAGCACGGCATGAACGCCTCCACCTTCACCGCCCGGGTCATCGCCTCCACCGGAGCGGACGTCGCCGCCGCCCTGTCCGGCGCGGTCGGCGCCATGTCGGGACCGCTGCACGGCGGAGCCCCGTCCCGCGTGCTCGGCATGATCGAGGAGATCGAGCGCACCGGCGACGCCGTCGCGTACGTGAAGAAGGCCCTGGACAAGGGCGAGCGGCTGATGGGCTTCGGGCACCGCGTCTACCGCGCCGAGGACCCGCGCGCCCGCGTACTGCGGCGCACGGCCAAGGAGCTGGACGCGCCGCGCTACGAGGTGGCCGCCGCACTGGAGAAGGCCGCCCTGGAAGAGCTGCACGCGCGCCGTCCCGACCGGGTCCTCGCCACGAACGTGGAGTTCTGGGCCGCGATCATGCTGGACTTCGCCGAGGTCCCGGCGCACATGTTCACCTCGATGTTCAGCTGCGCCCGTACCGCCGGCTGGTCCGCGCACATCCTGGAGCAGAAGCGCACGGGCCGCCTGGTGCGGCCGTCGGCCCGCTACACCGGGCCGGGACGGCGCAACCCGCAGGAGATCGAGGGCTACGCGGACATCGCCGAGACCGCGTAA
- a CDS encoding metal-dependent transcriptional regulator, translating to MSGLIDTTEMYLRTILELEEEGVVPMRARIAERLDQSGPTVSQTVARMERDGLVAVASDRHLELTEEGRRLATRVMRKHRLAECLLVDVIGLEWEQVHAEACRWEHVMSEAVERRVLELLRHPTESPYGNPIPGLEELGEKAEADPFLEDGMVSLSELDPGTEGKTVVVRRIGEPIQTDAQLMYTLRRAGVQPGSVVSVTESPGGVLVGSGGEAAELDVEVASHVFVAKR from the coding sequence ATGTCCGGACTGATCGATACCACGGAGATGTATCTCCGCACCATCCTCGAGCTGGAAGAGGAAGGCGTGGTCCCCATGCGCGCCCGTATCGCCGAGCGGCTCGACCAGAGCGGTCCGACGGTGAGCCAGACGGTGGCGCGCATGGAGCGGGACGGCCTGGTGGCCGTCGCCAGCGACCGGCACCTCGAGCTGACGGAGGAGGGCCGCCGGCTGGCCACGCGCGTCATGCGCAAGCACCGGCTCGCGGAGTGCCTGCTCGTCGATGTCATCGGCCTGGAGTGGGAGCAGGTGCACGCGGAGGCCTGCCGGTGGGAGCACGTGATGAGCGAGGCGGTGGAGCGGCGGGTGCTGGAGCTGCTGCGCCACCCGACCGAGTCGCCGTACGGGAACCCGATCCCGGGGCTGGAGGAGCTGGGTGAGAAGGCCGAGGCGGACCCGTTCCTGGAGGACGGCATGGTCAGTCTGTCCGAGCTCGACCCGGGGACCGAGGGCAAGACCGTCGTCGTCCGGCGGATCGGCGAGCCGATCCAGACGGACGCGCAGTTGATGTATACGCTCCGGCGGGCAGGGGTACAGCCCGGCTCGGTGGTGAGTGTGACCGAGTCGCCCGGAGGTGTTCTGGTCGGCAGCGGCGGTGAGGCTGCCGAGCTGGACGTGGAAGTCGCCTCGCACGTTTTCGTCGCGAAGCGCTGA
- a CDS encoding alpha/beta fold hydrolase has translation MVQRVDVTGAEGVRLAAWEFREAEAEPDPRPGVLLLHGLMGRAFHWAGTARWLRERHRVVALDQRGHGQSGRPPADTPTSLGREAFVADAEAAVEQLGLAPVTLIGHSMGALTAWQLAARRPDLVEALVICDMRASALGAASQEEWEDWFHHWPLPFPTQDAARRWFGEDDPRVERPDPGRGAFFAEVMHEAPDGWRPLFSRRQMLTARETWVHDAHWEELAQVRCPTLVVRGLDGELGRAEAQEMVRVLPAGQYAEIPDAGHYLHYDQPTAWRAVLEPFLDGIKAEAP, from the coding sequence GTGGTACAGCGCGTCGATGTGACAGGGGCCGAGGGTGTGCGCCTGGCCGCCTGGGAGTTCCGCGAAGCAGAAGCCGAGCCCGACCCCCGCCCCGGGGTGCTGTTACTGCACGGCCTGATGGGCCGAGCCTTCCACTGGGCCGGCACCGCCCGCTGGCTCCGCGAGCGCCACCGTGTCGTGGCCCTGGACCAGCGCGGACACGGCCAGAGCGGCCGCCCGCCCGCCGACACCCCGACCTCCCTGGGCCGCGAGGCCTTCGTGGCCGACGCCGAGGCCGCCGTCGAGCAGCTCGGTCTCGCCCCCGTCACCCTGATCGGCCACTCCATGGGCGCCCTCACCGCCTGGCAGCTCGCCGCCCGCCGCCCCGATCTGGTCGAAGCCCTCGTCATCTGCGACATGCGCGCCTCCGCCCTCGGCGCGGCCTCCCAGGAGGAATGGGAGGACTGGTTCCACCACTGGCCCCTGCCGTTCCCCACCCAGGACGCGGCCCGCCGCTGGTTCGGCGAGGACGACCCCCGGGTGGAGCGGCCCGATCCCGGCCGCGGCGCCTTCTTCGCCGAGGTCATGCACGAGGCGCCGGACGGCTGGCGCCCGCTCTTCTCCCGCCGCCAGATGCTCACGGCCCGCGAGACCTGGGTCCACGACGCGCACTGGGAGGAGCTGGCCCAGGTCCGCTGCCCGACCCTGGTGGTCCGCGGCCTCGACGGCGAGCTGGGCCGGGCCGAGGCCCAGGAGATGGTCCGCGTCCTCCCGGCCGGCCAGTACGCGGAAATCCCCGACGCCGGCCACTACCTCCACTACGACCAGCCGACGGCCTGGCGCGCCGTCCTGGAACCCTTCCTCGACGGGATCAAGGCCGAAGCGCCCTGA
- a CDS encoding TetR/AcrR family transcriptional regulator translates to MVAVTGPKQGPKQARSRVTRRHLLEAAVSCLAEHGWAGSTVSVVAERAGVSRGAAQHHFPTREDLFTAAVEYVAEERSTALRDLFHAGPAARPVVVEALVDLYTGALFRAALQLWVAASNEEQLRPQVTELEARVGRETHRIAVELLGADESVPGVRETVQGLLDMARGLGLANVLTDDTARRAGVVAQWSRILDAILG, encoded by the coding sequence ATGGTCGCTGTGACCGGCCCCAAGCAGGGCCCCAAGCAGGCGCGCAGCCGTGTCACCCGGCGCCATCTCCTGGAGGCGGCCGTGTCGTGCCTGGCGGAGCACGGCTGGGCCGGTTCGACCGTTTCGGTCGTCGCCGAACGGGCCGGGGTCTCGCGCGGCGCCGCCCAGCACCATTTCCCGACCCGCGAGGACCTGTTCACGGCGGCCGTCGAGTACGTCGCCGAGGAGCGTTCGACGGCCCTGCGCGACCTTTTCCACGCCGGTCCGGCCGCGCGCCCGGTCGTTGTGGAGGCGCTCGTCGATCTGTACACCGGGGCGCTGTTCCGGGCCGCGCTCCAGCTGTGGGTGGCCGCCTCCAACGAGGAGCAGTTGCGCCCGCAGGTCACCGAGCTGGAGGCCCGGGTGGGCCGGGAGACCCACCGGATCGCCGTCGAGCTGCTGGGTGCGGACGAGTCGGTGCCGGGCGTGCGGGAGACCGTGCAGGGCCTGCTGGACATGGCACGGGGTCTGGGCCTGGCCAATGTGCTCACGGACGACACGGCCCGCCGGGCCGGGGTGGTGGCCCAGTGGTCCCGCATCCTCGACGCGATCCTGGGCTGA
- a CDS encoding acetyl/propionyl/methylcrotonyl-CoA carboxylase subunit alpha — MTNLTSLLVANRGEIAVRIFRTARALGLATVAVHSDPDADALHVRDADAAVRLPGAAPADTYLRGDLIIKAALAAGADAVHPGYGFLSENADFAREVLAAGLTWIGPPPEAIEAMASKTRAKELMRAAGVPLLDPVDPAAATPADLPLLLKAAAGGGGRGMRVVRDLDQLKEALDAAVAEARSAFGDGEVFAEPYVERGRHVEVQILADAHGTVWALGTRDCSLQRRHQKVIEEAPAPGLPPSLRTTLHEAAVAAARAVSYRGAGTVEFLVTADGRPYFLEMNTRLQVEHPVTEAVFDLDLVALQLRVAEGAALPPEPPQPTGHAVEARLYAEDPAQDWRPQTGALHTLAIPGGVRVDTGFTDGDTVGIHYDPMLAKVVAHAPTRAEAVRALAHALAGARIHGLTTNRELLVRSLRHPEFTAGQLDTGFYERHLDTLTADAPDATAAALAAALAEAAPAPDAPLAARLGGWRNVRSQPQTRRYRSAGVEHEVQYQPVNHPGIRVLAATPCLVTLEVEGIRRAFHVKQNSNRTEIYVDSALGAHTFTPVPRFPDPQDRTEPGSLLAPMPGTVVRIAEGLAPGSPVTAGQPLLWLEAMKMEHRILAPASGTLTALHVATGQQVEFGALLAVVQEEPQA; from the coding sequence ATGACGAACCTGACCTCCCTCCTCGTCGCGAACCGCGGCGAGATCGCCGTCCGGATCTTCCGCACCGCCCGCGCCCTGGGCCTGGCCACCGTCGCCGTCCACTCCGACCCGGACGCCGACGCCCTCCACGTGCGCGACGCCGACGCGGCCGTACGGCTGCCCGGAGCGGCCCCCGCCGACACCTACCTGCGCGGCGACCTGATCATCAAAGCCGCCCTCGCCGCCGGCGCCGACGCCGTGCACCCCGGCTACGGCTTCCTCTCCGAGAACGCCGACTTCGCCCGCGAGGTCCTGGCCGCCGGCCTGACCTGGATCGGCCCGCCCCCCGAGGCCATCGAGGCCATGGCCTCCAAGACCCGGGCCAAGGAACTGATGCGCGCCGCCGGAGTACCGCTCCTCGACCCCGTCGACCCGGCCGCCGCCACCCCCGCCGACCTGCCCCTGCTCCTCAAGGCCGCGGCCGGCGGCGGTGGCCGCGGGATGCGCGTCGTCCGCGACCTCGACCAGCTCAAGGAGGCCCTCGACGCGGCCGTCGCCGAGGCCCGCTCCGCCTTCGGCGACGGCGAGGTCTTCGCCGAGCCCTACGTGGAACGCGGCCGCCACGTCGAGGTGCAGATCCTCGCCGACGCCCACGGCACCGTCTGGGCACTGGGCACCCGCGACTGCTCCCTCCAGCGCCGCCACCAGAAGGTCATCGAGGAAGCCCCCGCCCCGGGCCTGCCCCCGTCCCTGCGCACCACCCTCCACGAAGCCGCCGTCGCCGCCGCCCGAGCCGTCTCCTACCGCGGCGCGGGCACCGTCGAGTTCCTCGTCACCGCCGACGGCCGCCCGTACTTCCTGGAAATGAACACCCGCCTCCAGGTCGAACACCCCGTCACCGAAGCCGTCTTCGACCTCGACCTCGTCGCACTCCAACTGCGCGTCGCCGAGGGCGCGGCCCTGCCCCCGGAGCCCCCGCAGCCCACCGGCCACGCCGTCGAGGCCCGCCTCTACGCCGAGGACCCCGCCCAGGACTGGCGCCCGCAGACCGGCGCCCTGCACACCCTCGCCATCCCCGGCGGGGTCCGCGTCGACACCGGCTTCACCGACGGGGACACCGTCGGCATCCACTACGACCCCATGCTCGCCAAGGTCGTCGCCCACGCACCCACCCGCGCCGAAGCCGTCCGGGCCCTCGCCCACGCCCTCGCCGGAGCCCGCATCCACGGGCTCACCACCAACCGCGAGCTCCTCGTACGCTCCCTGCGACACCCGGAGTTCACCGCCGGACAGCTCGACACCGGCTTCTACGAGCGCCACCTCGACACCCTCACCGCCGACGCCCCGGACGCCACCGCAGCCGCCCTCGCCGCCGCCCTCGCCGAAGCCGCCCCCGCCCCGGACGCCCCCCTCGCCGCCCGCCTCGGCGGCTGGCGCAACGTCCGCTCCCAGCCGCAGACCCGCCGCTACCGGTCCGCCGGCGTCGAGCACGAGGTCCAGTACCAGCCGGTGAACCACCCCGGGATCCGGGTCCTGGCCGCCACCCCCTGCCTCGTCACCCTCGAAGTCGAGGGAATCCGGCGGGCGTTCCACGTGAAACAAAATTCGAACAGGACCGAGATCTACGTGGACTCCGCACTCGGCGCCCACACCTTCACCCCCGTTCCGCGCTTCCCGGACCCCCAGGACCGCACGGAACCGGGCTCGCTGCTCGCCCCCATGCCCGGCACCGTCGTGCGCATCGCCGAGGGCCTGGCCCCCGGCAGCCCCGTCACCGCCGGCCAGCCCCTGCTCTGGCTGGAAGCCATGAAGATGGAACACCGCATCCTCGCTCCGGCCTCCGGCACGCTCACCGCGCTCCACGTCGCCACCGGCCAACAGGTCGAGTTCGGCGCCCTGCTCGCCGTAGTCCAGGAGGAACCGCAAGCATGA